The sequence GCGGCATGAAGAGCGCGCCCACCACTGCGTAGGCGAGCTGCGCGCGCTGCAGCGGCGCCCACAACATGGGCAGGGGCACCAGGGCCAGCGCCACGAGGTACAGGCGCCAGGCCCGGGTGTTCCGCAAGTCCACTTGTGGCGCGGGCTGCTTGCCATGGATGCGGAGGAAGTCCGCGAAGAGATAGGGGATGCCTTCCCAGACACCCAGCAGGCTGGTGAAGACAGCACCCCAGAACCCGAGCAGGAACAGCCAGTAGCCCGCGGGGCCCATGACCTCACCGAGTCGCTGCGCGAGCAGGTTCGCCACCTTGAGGCCGTTGCCCTGCAAGCTCAGCGTGGAGCCGATGAGCACCATGCCCATGCCAAACATCCCCGTGAGCGCATAGCCCACGGCGAGGTCCGCCTGGCACGTCTTCAGCCACTTCGAACCCTCGCGGCCCTTCTCGCGAATCCAATAGCCATACGAGAGCAGCGTCACGGTGCCGCCCACGCCGCCCAGCAATCCCAGCACCCACGCCGTGCCACCCGTGGGAAGCGAGGGAAGCACGAGGCCACGCGCGGCGGCGCCCCAGTCCGGGCCCGCGCCCACGGCGGTGAAGAGGACAGCGACGAACATCAGCGCGGTACACGCGGCCATCAGCTTCTCGAAGAGACGGAAGCCGCCGTACCAGACGAGCCCCAGTCCGATGAGCGAGTGCACCACGCCCCAGATGCGCCGCGACGTCTCCGCTTCACTGCTCAATGGCAGCAGCGCGTCTCCAGCGGCGCCACACGCGGAGATGAGCGCGCCGCCAGTGAAGAAGCTCCAGCCGAGCAGGTAGATGAAGAAGACGTAGCGAAGGCCCGCGCCGAAGCGCGCCCATCCCTCCAGCACCGTGGTGCCGGTGGCGAGCTGCCAGCGGGCGATGCCCTCGTTGAGGAACGCCTTCAGCACCGAGCCCACGACAGCGGCCCAGAGGATGGACACGCCCACCGTCGAGCCGCCGAGGCTCGCGGTGAGCAAATCACCAGCGCCGACGCCTGTGGCCGCAACGAGGATGCCGGGGCCGAAGCGCGCCAGCAGCCCGAGTCGGGCCGGAGGCTCGGCGGCGGTGGGCTGCGCGGGAGGAGGGACGTTGGCGGTCATGGGCGGCCACCAACGCTAGCTGTCACTCGGGTATGAGGCCAACAGCCGCCAGGACATCCGCGCCACGAGCTTCAGCGGCAGATAGCGGCGGCCGTCAGGACATCTTCGCCACGAGCTTCAGCGGCAGGTTGCGCAGCAGGAATCCCACGGCCGTCCACGGCCAGCCCGGCACATAGGCCTTCACCGGCTCGCGCTCAATCGCCTTCACCATCGCGCGCGAGCCCTTCTCGGAGTCCACGGCGAACGGGAGGTTCTTCGCCCCCGCGTTGAGCTCGGTGTGGATGTAGCCGGGGAAGATGGTGGTGACCTTGATGCGCGTGCCGAGCAGCTCGGCGCGGATGCCCTCGGTGAGCGTGGCGAGGCCGGCCTTCGTCGCGGCGTAGGCCGTCAGGTGCCGGGGCAGCCCGCGCATGGCGCTCATGGAGGAAATCGTCACCAGGTGTCCGTCGCCCTGCTTGCGCAGGATGCCCACCGCCGCCTCGCACTGCGCCAGCGCGGCGACGAAGTTCGTCTGCGCCGTCTGCACGTTGGTGGCGAAGTGGCCGGTGCCGATGCGCTTTCCCTGCCCCACCCCCGCGTTGACGATGATGCGGTCCAGGCTGCCCAACTCCTGCGCGAACGCGTCGAACACGCTGAACACCTGCGCGTGGTCATTCACGTCCAGCGCCCGCACGGAGATGGTGATGCTCGGATACTTCTGGAGCAATTCCGCCTTGAGCGCGTCCAGCCGCTCGGTGCGGCGCGCGCACAGCGCGAGGTTGCGGCCCAGGGCGGCGAACTCGCGCGCCATGCCCTCACCGAGGCCGGAGCTGGCGCCGGTAATCAGGATGTTCTTTCGCATGGGGGCCTGCCCTCAGCGGTAGGTGAGGAGGGCACGCTGCGCGCCCTCGAAGTGGCCGTGCTCGTTCAGCGTGGAGAGGAACCGTCCCCGCTCGCTGTAGACGACCTTGGTGACGCCGCAGTTGGCCAGGGCCGTGTTGAGGCGGAAGGCGTGCTCGTCGGGGATGCGCAGCAGATCCTGGCAGATGGCCGTAATCGGACCGCCGGAGGTGAACACCAGCGCGCTCTTCGAGGCCCCCAGCTCGCCGATGAGCGTATCGAGCGCCCGGATGCATCCATCCCGGAATGCAGGCCAGGACACGGTGTACTCGTCGTCGTGCCGGCCACTCACCCAGCGGGCCACCACCTCCGTGAACAGCTCCTGGAACGCGCGGCGAGGCTCCTTCGCCGAGGCGATGTCCTGCATCAGCAGCGTGCGGTCCGCGTAGCGCGGCGAGTGGCGGACGATGAGCTCGTCGAGGTCGAACTCGTCGAACCCGGGCGAGCGCTGCGGAGTGGTCTGGAGCTTGAGCGCGGAGAGGCACGCCTCGGCCGTCTGCCGGTGGCGCGTCAGCGTGCCCGTCACCACCGCATCCACCTGCGGCAGCCGGGCGCGCAACGTCTCCCCGAGCACCCGCGACTGGGCCACGCCCGTCTCCGAGAGCTGGTCATAGTCCGCGGCGCCGAACGAGGCCTGTCCGTGGCGGACGAGGTACACCACACCCATCAGCGGGCTCCCTTCGTGCGGATGAGCCGCTCGCAGCGCAGGCCGAGGTAGTTGGCCAGCAGCCAGAAGTTCTTGAACGCCGGGTTGCGCGTCTGCTTGTGGTGATAGCGGTAGTAGATCTGCTGGATGATGACCGCGAGCCGGAACAGGCCGTAGACCTCGTAGAAGGTCCAGTTGCCCGGCTTCAGCTTCATCTTGTCGAGGTAGTACTCCACCACCTCTTCGCGCCGCAGCATGCCGGGCAGGTGCGTGGGCTGCCGGCGCGTCATCCGCATCATGACGTTGTCATCCGCCTGGACCCAGTAGGCCAGCGTGTTGCCCAGGTCCATCAGCGGGTCACCCAGCGTGGCCATCTCCCAGTCGAGCACGCCGATGACGCGCGTCGGGTCGCCTGCGTCCAGCACCACGTTGTCGAAGCGCCAGTCGTTGTGGATGAGGCAGGTGGCGACGTCGTCCGGCGTGTTCGCCTTGAGCCAGTCGCGCACGCGCTTGAAGCTCAGCACGTTCCAGGTGCCCGCCTTCTCGTACCGGTCCGACCAGCCCTCGATTTGCCGCTTCGGATAACCCGGCCCCTTGCCCAGCGAGGACAGCCCCACGGCGGCCGCGTCCACCTGGTGGAGCTGCACCAGCTTGTCGATGACGTTGAGGCAGAGCCTGCGCGTGGTGTCCTTGTCGAGCTGCAGGCCGCGCGGCAACTGCTTGCGGGGGATGATGCCCTCGATGCGCTCCATGACGTAGAAGTCCGAGCCGATGACGGACGCGTCCTGGCACAGACCAATCATGGTGGGGACGAACGGGTAGGCGGGCTTGAGGGCCTTCTGCACGTTGTACTCGCGCGACATGTCGTGCGCGGACTTGGCCTTCGTGCCCGCGGGCGGCCGGCGCAGGATGAGGTCGCGGTTGGGGTACTTCAGCCGGTACGTCCAGTTGGAGGCGCCGCCGGAGAACTGGGTGACTTCCGGCGTGCCCTCCAGCGAGGGGACGAGCGTCCTGAGCCAGGCATCCACGGCGGGGATGTTGAGCTCCTCGCCGGGGCGGACGGCGCGTCCCTGGTCGATGGGGGTGGTGGAAGACATGGCGCGTTCTCTCCCTCAGGTCGTCGGTGCGGGGCCGGGGCTCGGGCGCATCCGGGCGGTCCTCTTGCGCATGACCTTCGCGTAGATGTCGCGCGGGAGGAAGCGCTTCAGCAACCACGCCTGGCGGCCCTCCGCGTGGGGCAGGACGTAGAACTCCTTCTTCTCCACCGCGCGGAAGACGTCGTTGGCGATGTCCTCCGCGGTGATGGGCGAGCGCTCCAACAGCCGCGCCATGGTGGCCCCCAGCCGAGGGTCCGTGGTGCGCAGCGAGTCGCCCAGGTTCGTCTTGAAGAACGACGGGCACACCACGCTGACGCCGATGCGGGCCTCCGCCAATTCGTTGTGCAGCGTCTCCGACAGCGAGACGACGGCCGCCTTGGTGGCGTTGTAGCTGCTCATCATCGGCACATCGAGCAGGCCCGCCATGGAGGCGACGTTGACGAAGTGCCCGTGGCCCTGCTGCTTGAACACGGGGGTGAAGACCTTGCACCCCCGCACCACGCCCAGCAGGTTGATGTCGATAATCCACCGCCAGTTGTCGATGGACACGTCTTCAATGGCACCGGCCTGAGCGACGCCCGCGTTGTTCACCACCACGTCCACGCCGCCCCAGCGCGACTGGAGCGTCTCCGAGGCGGCGCGCAGGTCCTCCTCGCGCGTCACGTCACAGCGCAGGAAGAGCCCACCCGTGCCGAGCTCGGCCAGCGTCTCCGCGCTCCGCTCCTCGTGGAGGTCGGCGATGCAGACCTTCCACCCCGCGCGAGCGAAGCGCAGGGCCATGGCCTTGCCCAGCCCGCTGGCGCCACCGGTGATGAAGATGCGCTTGTCGGTCATGGGCGCTAGCTCCGGGAGTAGCCGCGCTTCGACAGCTCGATGCGAGCGATGAGGCCCTTGTGGACCTCGTCCGGGCCGTCCGCGAGGCGCAGCGTGCGTGCCTGGGCGAAGAAGCCGGACAGCATCGTGTCCTGGGACACGCCCGCGCCGCCGTGAATCTGCATGGCGTCGTCCACCACCTTCTGGAGCACGTTGGGCGCGGCGACCTTGATGGCGGAAATCTCCGTCATCGCCCCGAGCGCACCGACCTCATCCATCTTCCACGCCGCGTACAGCGTGAGCAGCCGGGCCTGGTCGATGGCCACGCGAGCCTCGGCGACGCGCTCGCGGTTGCCGCCGAGGTTGAGGAGCTGCTTGCCGAAGGCGGTGCGCTTCATGCCTCGGTCAATCATCAGCTCCAGTGCCTTCTCCGCCGCGCCGAGGCACCGCATGCAGTGGTGGATG comes from Pyxidicoccus parkwaysis and encodes:
- a CDS encoding SDR family oxidoreductase; amino-acid sequence: MRKNILITGASSGLGEGMAREFAALGRNLALCARRTERLDALKAELLQKYPSITISVRALDVNDHAQVFSVFDAFAQELGSLDRIIVNAGVGQGKRIGTGHFATNVQTAQTNFVAALAQCEAAVGILRKQGDGHLVTISSMSAMRGLPRHLTAYAATKAGLATLTEGIRAELLGTRIKVTTIFPGYIHTELNAGAKNLPFAVDSEKGSRAMVKAIEREPVKAYVPGWPWTAVGFLLRNLPLKLVAKMS
- a CDS encoding SDR family oxidoreductase, with the translated sequence MTDKRIFITGGASGLGKAMALRFARAGWKVCIADLHEERSAETLAELGTGGLFLRCDVTREEDLRAASETLQSRWGGVDVVVNNAGVAQAGAIEDVSIDNWRWIIDINLLGVVRGCKVFTPVFKQQGHGHFVNVASMAGLLDVPMMSSYNATKAAVVSLSETLHNELAEARIGVSVVCPSFFKTNLGDSLRTTDPRLGATMARLLERSPITAEDIANDVFRAVEKKEFYVLPHAEGRQAWLLKRFLPRDIYAKVMRKRTARMRPSPGPAPTT
- a CDS encoding histidine phosphatase family protein; this encodes MGVVYLVRHGQASFGAADYDQLSETGVAQSRVLGETLRARLPQVDAVVTGTLTRHRQTAEACLSALKLQTTPQRSPGFDEFDLDELIVRHSPRYADRTLLMQDIASAKEPRRAFQELFTEVVARWVSGRHDDEYTVSWPAFRDGCIRALDTLIGELGASKSALVFTSGGPITAICQDLLRIPDEHAFRLNTALANCGVTKVVYSERGRFLSTLNEHGHFEGAQRALLTYR
- a CDS encoding Nramp family divalent metal transporter; protein product: MTANVPPPAQPTAAEPPARLGLLARFGPGILVAATGVGAGDLLTASLGGSTVGVSILWAAVVGSVLKAFLNEGIARWQLATGTTVLEGWARFGAGLRYVFFIYLLGWSFFTGGALISACGAAGDALLPLSSEAETSRRIWGVVHSLIGLGLVWYGGFRLFEKLMAACTALMFVAVLFTAVGAGPDWGAAARGLVLPSLPTGGTAWVLGLLGGVGGTVTLLSYGYWIREKGREGSKWLKTCQADLAVGYALTGMFGMGMVLIGSTLSLQGNGLKVANLLAQRLGEVMGPAGYWLFLLGFWGAVFTSLLGVWEGIPYLFADFLRIHGKQPAPQVDLRNTRAWRLYLVALALVPLPMLWAPLQRAQLAYAVVGALFMPLLAATLLVMNNRRAWVGALRNNWLINAALVATLLLFVVVGANEALEAIRKLQGP
- a CDS encoding phosphotransferase family protein, whose protein sequence is MSSTTPIDQGRAVRPGEELNIPAVDAWLRTLVPSLEGTPEVTQFSGGASNWTYRLKYPNRDLILRRPPAGTKAKSAHDMSREYNVQKALKPAYPFVPTMIGLCQDASVIGSDFYVMERIEGIIPRKQLPRGLQLDKDTTRRLCLNVIDKLVQLHQVDAAAVGLSSLGKGPGYPKRQIEGWSDRYEKAGTWNVLSFKRVRDWLKANTPDDVATCLIHNDWRFDNVVLDAGDPTRVIGVLDWEMATLGDPLMDLGNTLAYWVQADDNVMMRMTRRQPTHLPGMLRREEVVEYYLDKMKLKPGNWTFYEVYGLFRLAVIIQQIYYRYHHKQTRNPAFKNFWLLANYLGLRCERLIRTKGAR